A stretch of the Opisthocomus hoazin isolate bOpiHoa1 chromosome 2, bOpiHoa1.hap1, whole genome shotgun sequence genome encodes the following:
- the ITGB1BP1 gene encoding integrin beta-1-binding protein 1 isoform X2, whose amino-acid sequence MGVSKYGIKVSTSDQYDVLHRHALYLIVRMVCYDDGLGAGKSLLALKTTDATSEECSLWVYQCNSLEQAQAICKVLSTAFDSVLMSEKS is encoded by the exons ATGGGAGTTTCCAAATATGGCATTAAAGTTTCAACATCTGATCAGTAT GATGTGTTACACAGGCATGCTCTCTATTTAATTGTACGGATGGTCTGCTATGATGACGGTCTGGGAGCAGGAAAAAGCTTACTGGCCTTGAAGACAACAGATGCAACCTCTGAAGAATGCAGCCTCTGGGTGTATCAGTGCAATAGTTTG GAACAAGCGCAAGCTATTTGCAAAGTGTTATCTACAGCCTTTGATTCAGTTTTAATGTCAGAGAAGTCCTGA